The Candidatus Koribacter versatilis Ellin345 genome has a segment encoding these proteins:
- a CDS encoding electron transfer flavoprotein subunit alpha/FixB family protein — protein sequence MNPIFLIALQRNGALDDTVAELIATAKTLDPTVQATAIACGYGPELDAVCAALTKSVPTTWKISHEQFATFNAEAIREGLVRILPKGAIVLVAHDHFGMDLAPGLSVKLGAAYVPDVLVVEAGQRLVRQEFAGQFNARMECDFSGGAVITVRPGVFKPGSQVEVNGVVVDKSSEVSAISVRRRYVTTIPAQVGDVDITKQTVLVSVGRGIQEAENIELAQELADALGGAVSCSRPVVDAKWLDKSRQVGSSGATVSPKVYLACGISGSFQHMAGIKGSPFLVAINKNPAAPIFQFADVGIVDDLLEFLPALTERVRELTERQGTKQTASAAH from the coding sequence ATGAACCCTATATTTTTGATTGCACTGCAGCGCAATGGTGCATTAGACGATACCGTCGCGGAATTGATTGCGACTGCCAAAACCTTGGATCCGACGGTGCAAGCGACAGCGATTGCCTGTGGATACGGCCCGGAACTCGATGCGGTCTGCGCAGCCCTTACCAAGAGCGTGCCGACCACATGGAAGATCTCGCACGAACAATTCGCGACCTTCAATGCAGAAGCCATCCGCGAAGGACTGGTTCGGATTCTGCCGAAGGGCGCAATCGTTCTCGTCGCGCACGATCACTTCGGTATGGACTTGGCGCCCGGTCTCTCCGTGAAGCTTGGGGCAGCGTACGTGCCGGATGTCCTCGTGGTCGAAGCAGGACAACGACTGGTCCGTCAGGAGTTCGCGGGTCAGTTCAACGCACGGATGGAATGTGATTTCTCTGGAGGAGCGGTGATCACGGTTCGCCCTGGTGTGTTCAAGCCCGGTTCCCAGGTTGAGGTAAACGGCGTAGTGGTTGACAAATCGAGTGAAGTAAGCGCGATCTCGGTCCGTCGCCGCTACGTCACAACGATCCCCGCTCAGGTCGGAGACGTGGATATCACCAAGCAGACCGTGTTGGTATCGGTGGGCCGCGGCATCCAGGAAGCTGAGAATATCGAGCTCGCCCAAGAGTTGGCTGACGCCCTTGGCGGCGCGGTGAGTTGTTCGCGACCAGTGGTCGACGCCAAGTGGCTAGACAAGTCACGCCAAGTCGGATCGTCCGGCGCGACCGTGAGCCCGAAGGTTTACCTGGCTTGCGGAATCAGCGGATCGTTCCAGCATATGGCCGGCATCAAAGGCTCGCCCTTCCTGGTCGCGATCAATAAGAACCCGGCAGCTCCGATCTTCCAATTCGCTGACGTAGGAATTGTGGACGACCTGCTCGAATTCCTGCCCGCGCTGACCGAACGCGTTCGCGAACTGACGGAACGGCAAGGCACAAAGCAGACGGCCTCTGCCGCGCACTAA
- a CDS encoding acyl-CoA dehydrogenase family protein, with product MIAKKTLKLSLKSLKEFAKKRLPDQLLIELDERDECPVEIVRDMCNPGGLGIQLLFIPEEYGGFGGGAFDVYCICEAMAVVDLGIATSLFATFLGSDPLTVGGTPEQKKHWLGRIGNEGILFAYGATEPDAGSDLGALRTTADRVMDAERVVGYRIDGLKQWISNGGIADAYTILANTPAGPSWFVVEKGAPGFTHDKPENKHGIRTSNTAALALQNVYVNADRLIGGVEGQGLLQAQAVFGYTRLMVAAFGLGSGWAALDRAIPYSTKRIQGGAPLSEKQGYTHKLIVPNAARLEASRAFIEETAERIDKGEGSLNTEGAIAKYMATEAGNTTAECCIQALGGYGYTHEYMIEKIKRDVRITTIYEGTSEIMEMTISRDRWQLHLKTRGQHYHDVAKEAETLHARHPEVGADVAALALHALAEILERARVARLTRFQHILLRLGELIAYAESAACMARRAARAAEARLHEKANERFSPDALAALARIFAREAALKVSEEGMRWIIGSSTMSATEIATFETGLDLPAIHRAQAGLIADMDFIGDHLYKRAGKQLEAALQQ from the coding sequence ATGATTGCGAAAAAGACACTGAAACTGAGCCTGAAGTCCCTGAAGGAATTCGCGAAGAAGCGATTGCCCGATCAACTGCTCATCGAATTGGATGAACGCGACGAGTGTCCAGTGGAGATTGTTCGCGATATGTGCAACCCCGGTGGGCTCGGGATTCAGTTGCTCTTCATTCCAGAGGAGTATGGCGGCTTCGGGGGCGGCGCCTTTGATGTGTACTGCATTTGCGAGGCAATGGCAGTGGTCGATCTCGGGATTGCCACGTCCCTATTTGCAACCTTTCTCGGGAGCGACCCACTCACCGTGGGCGGCACTCCGGAACAGAAGAAGCACTGGCTGGGCCGCATTGGAAACGAGGGCATTCTCTTCGCATACGGCGCGACCGAACCAGACGCCGGCAGCGATCTCGGAGCGCTCCGCACAACTGCGGACCGTGTGATGGATGCGGAACGCGTCGTGGGCTACCGGATCGATGGCCTGAAGCAGTGGATCAGCAACGGTGGCATCGCTGATGCCTACACGATCCTCGCCAACACACCGGCAGGTCCGAGTTGGTTCGTTGTGGAGAAAGGTGCTCCGGGTTTCACGCACGATAAACCCGAGAACAAGCACGGCATTCGTACCAGCAATACTGCCGCACTGGCGCTGCAGAACGTATATGTCAACGCCGACCGATTGATCGGCGGTGTAGAGGGACAGGGTCTGCTCCAGGCTCAGGCCGTGTTTGGGTATACACGATTGATGGTGGCTGCGTTCGGATTGGGTTCGGGCTGGGCTGCACTCGACCGCGCGATCCCATATTCGACGAAACGAATTCAGGGCGGTGCGCCGCTCTCCGAGAAGCAGGGCTACACCCACAAGCTCATTGTTCCGAACGCGGCAAGACTCGAAGCCTCCCGCGCATTCATCGAGGAAACCGCCGAGCGAATCGACAAAGGCGAGGGGAGCCTGAATACCGAAGGCGCAATCGCGAAATACATGGCAACCGAAGCAGGCAATACGACGGCGGAATGCTGCATTCAAGCCCTCGGCGGATACGGCTACACGCACGAGTACATGATCGAGAAGATCAAGCGCGATGTACGTATTACGACAATCTACGAAGGCACCTCCGAGATTATGGAGATGACCATCAGCCGCGATCGTTGGCAACTTCATTTAAAAACTCGAGGCCAGCATTATCACGATGTCGCCAAGGAGGCCGAGACGCTTCACGCACGGCACCCAGAAGTTGGCGCGGATGTTGCCGCACTGGCTTTGCATGCGTTGGCGGAGATCCTGGAGCGGGCGCGGGTCGCGCGTCTTACGCGCTTCCAACATATTCTGCTGCGACTCGGGGAGTTGATTGCCTACGCCGAAAGCGCTGCTTGCATGGCAAGGAGGGCAGCACGTGCTGCTGAAGCTCGACTTCACGAAAAGGCAAACGAGAGATTTTCACCGGATGCGCTCGCTGCGTTAGCGCGGATTTTTGCGCGCGAAGCGGCGCTAAAGGTAAGCGAAGAAGGGATGCGCTGGATTATTGGCAGTTCGACGATGAGCGCTACCGAGATTGCGACATTTGAAACAGGTTTAGATTTGCCGGCCATTCATCGTGCGCAAGCAGGACTTATAGCAGACATGGATTTTATTGGTGACCATTTATACAAACGCGCTGGAAAGCAATTGGAAGCCGCTTTACAGCAATAG
- a CDS encoding type I polyketide synthase, with the protein MESTAHRAIAIVGLGAILPDAPDVNTFWSNVQSGRDSISEVPSERWDPNLYYDPDPSVPDKTYSKIGGWVRQFNWDPMKWHLPLPPKVSGAMDPAQRWAIACTREALADYGFPDRPLETDRTAVILGNAMAGEMHYMTALRVFFPMYAKELATAPTFAALPEDLRVEITRQLHERVGERLPEITEDSMPGELANCIAGRIANLYNFHGPNYVVDAACASAMGAMNAAIQGLVEHQFDVAVTGGIDRNMGASTFVKFCKIGALSATGSRPYAAGADGFVMGEGAVVFLLKRLEDAERDGDKVYAVLRGIGGSSDGKGKGITAPNPVGQILCTKRAWENAGLSPADVNYIEGHGTSTRVGDVVEVQSMIDVLSEYSLPSHSIPIGSVKSNIGHLKAAAGAAGILKTVLALHHKVLPPSVHCDRPTPDIDFANSPLFVNTKLRPWEMPPDSVRRAGVSAFGFGGTNFHTVLEEYIPGRLKPKARNARGAADNPVNAHEIVAAAAPQNGLKAPMRGVLVLGAASKSELKGRLRNWNPEGAETPKPPLASDLQADYRIAIDYGAPAELKQKIAAALKAFDADQFAVWKALRAQGIFHGQGPAAKVAFLYTGQGSQYVNMFRSLKEREPIVTQTFAAADRVLTPLLGKPLTEYIFVDSKDEKAVEQAELDLRQTAITQPAVLCVDLGITRLLDAYGIRPDMTMGHSLGEYGALVASGCLPFEEALEAVSARGREMTRVSVKDKGKMAAVFAPLFEVERLLKTVAGYVEIANLNSEQQSVIGGASDAVDEACTKLLAAGFNVVPLPVSHAFHTSIVAPASGPMRDTLERMHLQSPQIPIVANVNGEFYPTGPNVIPQMLDILAKQIASPVQFIKGLQTLYRSGARIFVEVGPKKALHGFAEDVLGKDEDVLALFTNHPKWEDTAAFNQALCGLYAAGLGRGRTDHAIETVSENKQPSIPALAHTALEELNMPVTTVLSEDRFSRLGHLVAEFLDRASEMREIPSLAPRSNEPIAITGAALGLPGTDRIFDDSNIARLLRGDQFIDVVPNRFRRAMVDRHIRRLVKRENGDPTFETIEDVSEAIKLAGRGGAFDLEKEFGVPADRVAAFDRTTALALGAGIDALRDAGIPLVMRYKTTSTGSQLPEHWALPDAMRDDTGIIFASAFPGSDSFAEIMGGYYDDRLRREQLQMLRELRQQVVSNGHGGVAQEIDRRITELAAAMEQNPYSFERRFLLRVLSMGHSQLAEYIGARGPNTQINAACASTTQAVSIAEDWIGAGRCRRVLIVSADDVTSDNLLPWFGSGFLASGVAATDDSVEKAALPFDRRRHGMIIGMGAASLVVESAAAAKERGILPICEVLSTVTRNSAFHATRLDVQHIGGVMDELLLRAEASRGIRRKEIAPHTVFVSHETYTPARGGSASAEVFALRKAFGETADQVVIANTKGFTGHAMATGIEDVLAVKTLETGCVPPVANFREIDPELGALNLSRGGSYPIEYALRLGAGFGSQISMSLLRWVKSSDGLRATPSALGFQRRIADREVWSQWLEKVANVSNPDLEVVNRTLRIRDSGAPAVVAVTATKGAAVTASQAPQKPVTVAVQPIEPPKPQTIEDPVRQRILQLVADKTGYPSDMLALDLDLEADLGVDTVKQAEVFAAIREQYNIPRRENLRLRDFPTLAHVIQFVYDNRPDLSSPAPVAPTVNTPAIVVLPLVEEENDEVKDRLLELVVEKTGYPKDMLEMDLDLEADLGVDTVKQAELFAAIREIYSIPRQESLRLRDFPTLKHVVKFVYDMRPDLAQNAPVVPKTNVASPASSEQPTANAAVADSITDRILDMVVEKTGYPKDMLDLELDLEADLGVDTVKQAEMFAAIRSIYNIPRDENLKLRDFPTLKHVIQFARERSTIAGPAVETPVVATQAETALASKARSIANFAETNLVPRRVPVPVLRPPLELCKPTGVVLGTGTRVIVMPDTGGVAVQLIEQLRALDVEVLTFDTTPDSAALDTAIQKWSVAGPIQGVYWLSALDFEGTLTEISSEAWRNAIVVRVKLLYRTMRALYEQFASPSTFLVSATRLGGQHGYDSAGALSPMGGAVAGFTKAFKRERMNATVKAVDFGPEPSPVQVAESLISETRFDPGAVEIGYKQSLRWTIGLHERPAEDGGAGLELGPQTVFLVTGAAGSIVSAITADLAAASGGIFYLLDLVPKPDPINNDLKQFAADKEGLKRTLATRLSTGKKRATPAMVEKALAELERQIAAQSAIDAVQSAGGVVHYHALNLTDEQAVEKVIDEVRKEHGRIDVLLHAAGLERSHFLPDKEPKEFDLVFDVKADGFFHLLHAIGEMPVSAVVAFSSIAGRFGNGGQTDYSSANDLLCKIVSSFRSQRSGTRGIAIDWTAWDKIGMASRGSIPKMMEIAGIDMLDPQAGIPLIRRELTMGATRGEVVAAKRLGMLLDEFEATGGLDLEALENSREQLALRGPMVGKITGMGIHNGLTMETQLDPIAQPFLNDHRIDGTPVLPGVMGIEAFAEAALCVHPGWHIEAIEEVNFLAPFKFYKDEPRTILVEAVFRQDNDHLITECRLIGRRILATQQEEQETTHFTAKVRLHKHPPELSSGVRPHLSPDSIVDSAKIYRVYFHGPAYQVLERAWWDGTHLIGEMSINLPFNHQPESLPTQIAPRLIELCFQTAGLWEMGANSKLGLPTRVDQVVAWPMANAVPHPLYAVVTPHPEHGTFDAEVVDADGNRYLRVDGYHTTALPAPIDPEVLTSLQQLITPEGVTVPSTH; encoded by the coding sequence ATGGAATCTACCGCGCATCGCGCCATCGCGATCGTCGGTCTGGGCGCTATTCTTCCCGATGCCCCCGATGTAAACACTTTCTGGTCTAACGTCCAATCCGGCCGCGACAGCATCTCCGAAGTTCCATCCGAACGCTGGGACCCCAACCTTTATTACGATCCCGATCCATCAGTCCCCGACAAGACCTATTCGAAGATCGGCGGATGGGTGCGGCAGTTCAATTGGGATCCGATGAAGTGGCACTTACCTCTGCCGCCAAAGGTGAGCGGTGCGATGGATCCAGCGCAGCGCTGGGCTATCGCGTGCACACGCGAAGCACTGGCGGATTATGGCTTCCCGGACCGGCCGCTCGAGACAGATCGCACCGCCGTAATCCTGGGCAATGCAATGGCGGGCGAGATGCACTACATGACGGCCCTGCGTGTCTTCTTTCCCATGTACGCCAAGGAACTCGCGACGGCCCCAACGTTCGCGGCGTTGCCGGAAGACTTACGTGTCGAGATTACTCGACAACTGCATGAGCGCGTGGGGGAGCGATTGCCGGAGATCACGGAAGACAGCATGCCGGGGGAGCTTGCGAACTGCATCGCGGGTCGAATTGCCAACCTCTACAACTTCCATGGACCTAACTACGTAGTAGACGCGGCGTGCGCTTCCGCCATGGGAGCGATGAATGCTGCAATCCAAGGCCTCGTTGAACACCAGTTCGACGTCGCCGTGACCGGCGGAATTGACCGGAACATGGGCGCTTCGACCTTCGTGAAGTTCTGCAAGATCGGAGCGCTGTCGGCGACGGGATCGCGTCCTTACGCGGCCGGCGCCGACGGATTCGTGATGGGCGAAGGCGCCGTCGTTTTCCTGCTGAAGCGTTTGGAGGACGCGGAGCGCGACGGAGACAAGGTTTACGCCGTGCTGCGTGGCATCGGCGGCTCCAGCGATGGCAAGGGCAAGGGAATCACTGCACCCAATCCCGTCGGACAGATTTTGTGCACCAAGCGCGCCTGGGAGAACGCCGGGCTATCTCCCGCCGACGTGAACTATATCGAAGGTCACGGAACCTCAACGCGGGTAGGTGATGTGGTGGAAGTGCAGAGCATGATCGACGTACTCAGCGAGTACTCTCTGCCGTCGCACTCAATTCCTATCGGTTCGGTGAAATCGAACATTGGGCACTTGAAAGCTGCTGCGGGCGCGGCGGGAATTCTCAAGACAGTTCTTGCGCTGCACCACAAGGTGCTACCGCCAAGCGTGCATTGCGACCGCCCAACTCCCGACATTGATTTTGCCAATTCGCCGTTGTTCGTGAATACAAAACTGCGGCCATGGGAGATGCCGCCGGATTCAGTACGTCGCGCTGGAGTGAGCGCGTTTGGCTTCGGAGGGACGAACTTCCATACGGTTCTGGAAGAGTACATTCCGGGCAGACTGAAACCAAAGGCGCGCAACGCGAGAGGCGCTGCGGACAATCCGGTTAATGCCCATGAGATTGTCGCTGCCGCTGCTCCGCAAAATGGACTAAAGGCGCCGATGCGCGGCGTGCTGGTGCTGGGCGCGGCGTCGAAGTCTGAATTGAAAGGGCGGCTGCGCAACTGGAACCCCGAAGGCGCAGAAACTCCTAAGCCGCCGCTCGCGAGCGATCTGCAAGCGGACTACCGCATCGCAATTGACTATGGCGCGCCCGCCGAACTGAAACAGAAGATCGCCGCGGCACTGAAGGCATTCGACGCCGATCAATTTGCGGTATGGAAAGCTCTCCGCGCGCAAGGCATCTTCCACGGGCAAGGTCCCGCCGCCAAGGTGGCCTTCCTCTATACCGGGCAGGGCTCGCAGTACGTCAATATGTTCCGATCTCTCAAAGAACGGGAGCCGATCGTCACTCAGACGTTTGCGGCCGCTGATCGGGTGCTCACCCCGCTGCTCGGCAAGCCACTGACCGAATACATCTTTGTAGATTCAAAGGACGAAAAAGCCGTTGAACAGGCGGAACTGGACCTGCGTCAGACTGCGATCACCCAGCCGGCAGTTCTGTGCGTGGACCTCGGAATCACGCGATTGTTGGATGCGTATGGCATTCGGCCTGATATGACGATGGGGCACAGCTTAGGTGAGTACGGGGCCCTAGTCGCCTCTGGATGCCTGCCCTTCGAGGAAGCACTGGAAGCAGTCAGTGCGCGCGGCCGCGAAATGACGCGCGTCTCAGTAAAAGACAAGGGAAAGATGGCGGCAGTATTTGCGCCCCTGTTTGAAGTCGAACGACTGCTGAAGACAGTGGCCGGCTATGTTGAAATCGCGAACCTTAACAGCGAACAACAGTCCGTGATTGGTGGGGCGAGCGATGCAGTTGACGAAGCCTGCACGAAACTACTCGCCGCCGGCTTCAACGTTGTGCCCCTGCCTGTAAGCCACGCGTTCCATACTTCGATCGTCGCTCCGGCGAGCGGTCCGATGCGAGACACGTTGGAGCGTATGCATCTGCAATCGCCGCAGATTCCGATCGTCGCAAACGTGAACGGCGAGTTCTATCCGACAGGCCCGAATGTCATCCCGCAGATGCTCGACATCCTTGCGAAGCAGATTGCGTCGCCAGTGCAGTTCATCAAGGGCCTGCAGACCCTGTATCGCTCGGGCGCACGCATCTTCGTCGAAGTAGGGCCTAAAAAGGCGTTGCACGGTTTCGCGGAAGACGTTCTCGGAAAGGACGAAGACGTTCTCGCGCTCTTCACTAACCATCCGAAGTGGGAAGACACCGCTGCCTTCAACCAGGCACTGTGCGGGCTCTATGCAGCCGGCCTCGGACGAGGACGCACCGACCACGCGATTGAGACCGTCAGCGAAAACAAGCAGCCTTCCATTCCTGCGCTTGCCCACACGGCGCTCGAGGAGTTGAACATGCCGGTTACCACAGTTTTGTCGGAAGATCGTTTCTCGCGACTGGGGCACCTTGTCGCTGAGTTCCTGGACCGCGCGTCTGAAATGCGCGAAATCCCCAGCCTTGCGCCGCGCTCGAACGAACCTATCGCCATCACTGGCGCGGCACTCGGCTTGCCGGGCACGGATCGTATTTTCGACGACAGTAACATCGCACGTCTGCTGCGTGGCGATCAGTTCATCGATGTCGTCCCAAACCGCTTCCGTCGCGCGATGGTCGACCGCCATATCCGAAGACTTGTGAAACGCGAGAATGGCGATCCGACTTTCGAGACGATAGAAGACGTCAGTGAAGCGATCAAACTCGCTGGTCGCGGCGGCGCTTTCGATCTCGAGAAGGAATTTGGCGTACCCGCGGATCGCGTCGCTGCCTTCGATCGCACTACGGCTCTGGCCTTGGGCGCTGGCATCGATGCCTTACGCGATGCCGGAATCCCGCTGGTCATGCGCTACAAGACCACGAGCACCGGGTCTCAGTTACCCGAGCATTGGGCGCTGCCGGATGCGATGCGCGACGACACCGGCATCATCTTCGCTTCGGCCTTCCCCGGGTCTGACTCGTTCGCCGAAATCATGGGTGGTTACTACGACGACCGTCTTCGCCGCGAGCAACTGCAAATGCTGCGCGAATTGCGGCAGCAAGTCGTATCGAACGGCCATGGCGGGGTAGCACAGGAGATTGACCGACGCATAACCGAACTCGCGGCAGCGATGGAACAGAACCCGTACTCGTTTGAGCGCAGGTTCCTGCTGCGTGTGCTCTCAATGGGACACTCACAGCTTGCGGAATACATCGGTGCGCGGGGGCCGAATACACAGATCAATGCGGCATGCGCGAGCACGACGCAAGCTGTCTCCATCGCCGAGGACTGGATTGGTGCTGGAAGGTGTCGGCGCGTCCTGATCGTGTCGGCGGATGATGTGACCTCCGACAATCTTCTTCCGTGGTTCGGCTCCGGATTCCTCGCCAGCGGCGTTGCCGCTACGGACGATTCTGTGGAGAAGGCCGCGTTGCCTTTCGATCGGCGGCGTCACGGGATGATCATCGGCATGGGCGCCGCGTCGTTAGTCGTTGAGAGCGCTGCGGCTGCGAAGGAACGCGGCATTCTTCCCATCTGCGAGGTGCTCAGCACTGTTACGCGAAACAGCGCATTCCACGCCACCAGGCTCGATGTCCAGCACATTGGCGGCGTCATGGACGAGCTGCTCTTGCGCGCCGAGGCAAGCCGAGGAATCCGGCGCAAGGAGATCGCTCCCCACACCGTATTCGTGTCGCACGAGACGTACACCCCGGCACGCGGAGGAAGTGCCTCTGCGGAGGTGTTCGCATTGCGCAAGGCCTTCGGTGAGACTGCCGACCAGGTCGTGATTGCGAATACGAAGGGGTTCACGGGCCACGCGATGGCAACCGGAATCGAAGACGTCCTCGCAGTCAAGACACTCGAAACCGGATGTGTGCCGCCGGTCGCGAACTTCAGGGAGATTGATCCGGAACTGGGTGCGCTGAATCTCTCGCGCGGCGGATCTTATCCGATCGAGTATGCGCTGCGGCTCGGCGCTGGCTTCGGGTCGCAGATCAGCATGTCGTTGCTGCGTTGGGTGAAATCCAGCGATGGATTGCGCGCCACGCCTTCCGCTCTTGGCTTCCAGCGCCGCATTGCTGACCGCGAGGTCTGGAGTCAGTGGCTCGAAAAAGTAGCGAACGTTTCCAACCCTGATTTGGAGGTCGTGAACCGCACCCTCCGCATCCGCGACTCAGGTGCGCCTGCGGTTGTCGCCGTCACCGCCACGAAAGGCGCGGCGGTAACCGCTTCGCAAGCCCCACAGAAACCAGTCACAGTAGCTGTTCAACCGATCGAACCGCCAAAGCCGCAGACGATCGAAGATCCGGTTCGCCAAAGAATTCTCCAACTTGTTGCTGACAAGACCGGATACCCATCCGACATGCTCGCACTCGATCTCGATCTCGAAGCCGATCTTGGCGTCGATACGGTGAAGCAGGCGGAAGTATTTGCAGCAATTCGAGAGCAATACAACATTCCTCGGCGAGAGAACTTGCGTCTGCGTGACTTCCCGACGCTTGCGCACGTGATCCAGTTTGTTTACGACAATCGTCCAGATCTCAGCTCTCCCGCACCTGTCGCGCCAACCGTCAACACACCTGCCATCGTTGTGCTTCCTTTAGTTGAGGAGGAGAACGACGAGGTGAAGGATCGCCTTCTCGAGTTGGTCGTCGAAAAGACCGGCTATCCCAAGGACATGCTGGAGATGGATCTTGATCTCGAAGCGGACCTCGGCGTCGACACCGTGAAGCAAGCGGAACTCTTTGCCGCAATCCGCGAGATCTATAGCATCCCACGCCAGGAGTCACTGCGGCTTCGCGATTTTCCGACACTGAAACATGTTGTGAAGTTCGTATATGACATGCGCCCAGACCTGGCGCAGAACGCACCAGTTGTGCCTAAAACGAATGTTGCTTCACCCGCCTCTTCAGAACAGCCAACGGCGAACGCAGCAGTCGCCGACAGTATTACCGATCGCATTCTCGACATGGTTGTAGAGAAGACGGGTTATCCGAAGGACATGCTCGACCTCGAACTTGATCTTGAGGCGGATCTTGGAGTTGACACGGTAAAGCAAGCGGAGATGTTCGCGGCGATTCGCTCTATCTACAACATCCCACGAGATGAAAACCTCAAGCTCCGCGACTTTCCTACGTTGAAGCACGTCATCCAATTCGCCCGCGAAAGGTCCACGATCGCCGGCCCGGCAGTGGAAACGCCAGTCGTCGCGACGCAGGCAGAGACGGCGCTTGCGTCCAAGGCGCGTTCCATCGCGAATTTCGCGGAGACAAACCTCGTTCCTCGCCGCGTGCCAGTTCCCGTATTGCGCCCGCCCCTCGAGCTTTGTAAGCCGACCGGAGTTGTGCTAGGGACAGGCACTCGGGTGATCGTGATGCCTGACACCGGAGGTGTTGCGGTTCAACTCATAGAACAACTGCGTGCTCTCGACGTCGAAGTACTCACCTTTGACACGACGCCTGATTCGGCGGCCCTTGATACGGCCATTCAGAAGTGGAGTGTTGCGGGGCCGATCCAGGGCGTCTATTGGTTGTCGGCCCTGGATTTCGAAGGCACATTGACGGAGATCAGTTCAGAAGCGTGGAGAAACGCAATTGTCGTGCGGGTGAAGTTGTTGTATCGCACCATGCGCGCACTCTACGAGCAGTTCGCATCGCCATCGACATTCCTCGTGAGTGCAACGCGTCTCGGCGGCCAGCACGGCTACGATTCTGCTGGCGCCCTCTCCCCCATGGGTGGGGCGGTTGCAGGATTTACAAAAGCATTTAAGCGCGAGCGGATGAACGCCACTGTTAAAGCGGTGGACTTTGGCCCTGAGCCCTCGCCGGTGCAAGTGGCTGAGTCGCTCATCTCGGAAACCCGCTTCGATCCGGGCGCGGTTGAGATTGGGTATAAGCAGTCGTTACGGTGGACGATCGGATTGCACGAGCGCCCGGCGGAGGATGGGGGCGCTGGCCTTGAACTCGGACCGCAAACGGTCTTCCTGGTCACAGGTGCTGCCGGAAGCATTGTATCTGCCATTACTGCTGATTTGGCCGCAGCCTCCGGCGGCATCTTCTATTTGCTTGATCTGGTACCCAAACCAGATCCCATCAACAACGACCTGAAGCAGTTTGCAGCCGATAAGGAAGGCCTGAAGCGCACCCTCGCGACGCGGCTAAGCACCGGCAAGAAACGTGCCACGCCGGCGATGGTTGAGAAAGCATTAGCGGAACTTGAACGACAGATAGCGGCTCAGTCTGCGATCGATGCTGTGCAATCTGCGGGTGGTGTGGTGCACTACCACGCTCTGAATCTCACGGATGAGCAAGCGGTGGAAAAGGTGATTGATGAGGTCAGGAAGGAACATGGCCGAATCGATGTTCTGTTGCACGCTGCCGGATTGGAGCGAAGCCACTTTCTCCCGGACAAAGAACCTAAGGAATTCGACCTGGTGTTCGACGTGAAGGCCGACGGCTTCTTCCATCTCCTGCATGCCATCGGAGAGATGCCGGTCTCAGCTGTTGTGGCATTCAGTTCGATCGCAGGACGCTTCGGCAACGGCGGTCAAACCGACTACAGTTCCGCCAACGATCTGCTCTGCAAGATCGTTTCGAGTTTCCGCTCACAGCGTTCCGGTACGCGGGGCATCGCGATCGATTGGACGGCGTGGGACAAGATCGGAATGGCGTCACGCGGTTCCATCCCCAAAATGATGGAAATCGCGGGAATCGACATGCTCGATCCGCAGGCCGGCATACCGCTGATCCGGCGTGAACTCACCATGGGTGCGACCCGCGGTGAAGTGGTCGCCGCCAAACGACTCGGAATGCTGTTGGACGAGTTCGAAGCAACCGGCGGTCTCGATCTGGAAGCACTGGAGAACTCGCGCGAGCAGTTGGCTCTGCGAGGCCCCATGGTGGGCAAAATCACCGGGATGGGCATTCACAACGGGTTGACCATGGAAACCCAGCTCGATCCGATTGCACAGCCATTTCTAAACGACCATCGCATTGATGGAACTCCGGTGCTGCCCGGCGTTATGGGCATCGAGGCGTTTGCCGAAGCGGCACTCTGTGTGCATCCGGGGTGGCATATTGAAGCGATCGAGGAAGTAAATTTCCTCGCCCCCTTCAAGTTTTACAAAGACGAGCCAAGAACGATCCTGGTCGAAGCCGTCTTCCGTCAGGACAACGACCACCTCATCACCGAGTGCCGTCTCATCGGTCGACGCATACTGGCAACGCAACAAGAGGAGCAGGAGACCACGCACTTCACCGCGAAAGTTCGGCTGCACAAGCATCCACCCGAGCTGTCGTCGGGAGTTCGCCCGCATCTTTCACCGGATTCGATCGTAGATTCCGCGAAGATTTACCGCGTGTACTTCCACGGTCCGGCCTACCAGGTACTGGAACGTGCGTGGTGGGACGGAACCCACTTGATCGGTGAAATGTCGATCAATCTACCGTTTAACCATCAACCGGAAAGCCTGCCCACGCAGATCGCTCCGCGCCTAATCGAACTCTGCTTCCAGACCGCGGGTCTATGGGAGATGGGCGCAAACAGTAAATTGGGCTTGCCCACGCGAGTGGATCAGGTCGTCGCGTGGCCGATGGCGAACGCTGTACCTCATCCGCTCTATGCGGTGGTCACCCCGCATCCGGAACACGGCACGTTCGACGCGGAAGTAGTAGACGCCGACGGTAACCGCTACCTACGGGTAGACGGCTACCACACGACAGCCTTGCCGGCACCAATTGATCCCGAAGTTCTCACTTCATTGCAACAGTTGATCACTCCTGAGGGAGTGACCGTTCCGTCGACTCACTGA